In Mycolicibacterium aromaticivorans JS19b1 = JCM 16368, the following proteins share a genomic window:
- a CDS encoding type II toxin-antitoxin system RelE/ParE family toxin: protein MSRYVLPPAARIDLEHIWDYTRQRWSDDQAERYTRELQRATELVADNPLIGRPCDEVRAGYRQHAVGSHTLYYRVADADLIDIVRILHKRMDVDAHLD, encoded by the coding sequence GTGAGTCGCTATGTGCTCCCCCCTGCCGCCCGTATTGACCTGGAGCACATCTGGGACTACACCAGGCAACGATGGAGCGACGACCAAGCTGAGCGCTACACCCGAGAGCTTCAGCGGGCGACCGAACTCGTGGCCGACAACCCTCTCATCGGCCGCCCCTGTGATGAGGTCCGCGCCGGCTATCGCCAGCACGCCGTAGGCTCGCACACCCTCTACTACCGAGTGGCTGACGCCGATCTGATCGACATCGTGCGGATACTGCACAAGCGCATGGACGTCGACGCACACCTCGACTGA
- a CDS encoding type II toxin-antitoxin system ParD family antitoxin, translating into MGKNTSFSLDDHFTAFINDEVASGRYGSASDVVRAALRLLQDRETRLGALRQALVTGENSGESTPFDFDEFVTRQRARRPNQR; encoded by the coding sequence GTGGGTAAGAACACCTCGTTCAGCCTCGATGATCACTTCACGGCGTTCATCAATGATGAGGTCGCCTCGGGCCGGTACGGCTCAGCAAGCGATGTGGTGCGCGCCGCGCTGCGGCTGCTCCAGGATCGGGAGACGCGTCTAGGCGCGCTGCGTCAAGCGCTAGTCACGGGGGAAAACAGTGGTGAATCAACACCGTTCGATTTCGATGAGTTCGTGACGCGCCAGCGCGCCCGGCGACCGAACCAGCGGTGA